The window TAGGCTTCCTGGGAAGAACCCACACGTCCAGAATGAAGCACCTCTGCATTGGTATATCCCTCGATTAGGGCCAGCTTGAGGGACTGTTTCCGGAAAATGTGCCGGAGGGTCCTAAGCATGAGATTAGCTTGTAAAGAGATTCTTCCTTCTGCGTCGATACCTACGTTATTCCTTAGATATGCTTCAGCAACGCTGAGTATTTTGGCAAGGGTATTCTGGTTGAACAGGGGCGCCAAATCTGCTCTCAAGCTTTTGAATTCAGTCGAATCGATTGACGACACAGTCTCGGCCATGACTTTCACTGCAATCTTTCCGTTGCCGGGAGGAGACGAGTCCATGATTTCAGGTGCCATGGCAGCGAGCGAAAAAAAAGTAAAACGAACACGTTGCAAATATAAGCTATACTTGAGCCACTCGAGAGTAAATTCATGGAACTTGGATTTTTTAAAGGGTCGAGGAGCTTTCTCTCTTACTTCAGGCGGCCATTGGCCCTCGTGCATCGGGGTAGCCCTCGGGTGGATCCATCTCCCGACGTCCGAGCGGGCGGATCGTCGGACAGGAAATGGTGTTCAGACATGTCTCGGACGTTGATTGGATAGAGTGGCTGGGTAAGTGATTTGATTCGACAATTTACGGAGACATGGGGAGGAGATGCATGTGCATTTCGAATACAAATATCGATCAACACAGGAATGAATCTTGAAAGCTAATGATCCGATCCATATCCATATACTGCGGTTCCAACAAGAAATTAGACAACGGACCAAAGTTATCCAGACTGTCTACAACAGGTAGAGGGGCTTGAGTTGAAGGATAAACGCCATTGTACAGAATTCCCGCTGTATGTTGAGGTTGCGGAAGTGGCACCGTGTACGATGAGCCAACTGCAGATTGTATTGAAGAGTGACGGGCGCGTTGCACCCGTCCACTATGCAAAGATCCTGAGGAAGGTGTGTGTAGTCTATGATAGTCATTAACGAATAATAATAAACAGCCCCTCGGACAACTTACGTGTTGCTCGGCGGACTCCGCTGATCAGCTGCCGGTCTTAGTCCACTATTGTTGATATAATGGGATCCTCTTCCATTGACCGGAATGATGCTATGGCGTTGCTGAGCGCGGCGCTCTTGTAGCCACTGGCTCTCGCCTGGGTTGACAGTAGGTGGTCGCATCCCCAAGGCGAGATTAACCTCTGTAAAGTACTCCAATGGGTCTGTAGTCAATGGAGCAGATGCTGCGTTTTCTTGAAGATTCTGAAGTTGGAAAAGTAGGCCCTCGGCAAAGTTCTTCGTCTCCGAGCTCAGCTTCAAGCCGGGGCTCATTGACTCCCAACGGGCAGACATCTGTTGGAGACTTGACAGAAGAACATCATATGCACTGGGAAGTTCAGCGCGGTGGATATGCGAGTGTACTAGCAATTAAAACGTGAGCTTATAGATAACTGATTAGTAGAGAGCCTTCTCACCAAGCATGACGCGAGCGCTGATAAATGTGCAAAACGCAAATGGTGGATTGACCAAGCCAACAAACGGTGTGTATTGCAAATACTTCTGAACGATGTTGGCTGTCTCCGATGCTGCGAGCTGGCATGTTTCCACGCTAGCCGTACTTGCTAACTTCAGTTTGTCAAGAATATATGTCTTTGGGTACGCAATGCTCTGATGCAGAAGGATCATTGACGTGTTATGGGTGATGTGCGCCAGAGTCAGGTTTGGATCCATATGCACGAATGCTGGTTCTTTCGAAATGTTGGAGTCTTTCCATCGCCGAGGCAAAAACATCTTCCAGCTGGATGTCACTCAGTACGGGCGCAAATAATAATGCTGGAGAGTGAGTAAACGTACTGTATCAGTTGAAGATCCAACTCTTTGAACCTTGTCAACCAAGCACTAAACTCCTGCCTGCTATCAAAGTTGACAGGTCGCTGAAGGAAAAACTTGACAACACGGTTGAGAGACTCAGTCGCTTCAACACAGTAGGCAAATGAGCCGATGGTCGAGACATCTACGTTTCGCGTCTCAGGAGCCTGGGCGACAGGGGAGACGTGTTCCGATGTTGTTGCCGCGGTGGCAACTTCCTTGTCTCTGTCTGCTAGACATGAAAGGTGACTAGGAAGAAAGGAGACTGACTTCCCGATCTTGTACATTGACGTATCCCAGATGTTGAAGAACGGCGTGACGACTGGCTCTTCTTTAACCCAGTACAAGCCGTCACTGGGGAGTCGAACCTGGATATCCTCGCTGGACAGGCTCATATTCCACCTAGCATCCATAGGGAGCAATGTGAGTTCATTCAGACCCTACAAAATAACAGGGTTACATACCCTGTGACAGTCGAGCAGAACCGATCAAGCAGAAACACATTCCAAAACACTCGTCGTCGCTCCTCTGCTTCTGTCCACACTCGAGCCGACGTTAGACACCGAAGCGGCTTGAGATAAGGCTCCCCTggctggtcttcttctggctcacAGTGAAGA of the Penicillium psychrofluorescens genome assembly, chromosome: 1 genome contains:
- a CDS encoding uncharacterized protein (ID:PFLUO_001181-T1.cds;~source:funannotate), which encodes MAPEIMDSSPPGNGKIAVKVMAETVSSIDSTEFKSLRADLAPLFNQNTLAKILSVAEAYLRNNRCFILDVWVLPRKPIQSSRETTKVSCNKHFK
- a CDS encoding uncharacterized protein (ID:PFLUO_001182-T1.cds;~source:funannotate), yielding MAASYQASRKRRCPEPDRRECSTSAAQLPPDKLVNVILDAYFSVVHPFIPIIHEMLFRSRLRDPTERPKLIVVVHAMMVCALRYVANERLSREWLEQYPDALKRSREFVVLSGMDGLSVENLQALIIVAFVHIGDGDASKAWPIIGTLSRAVVYLGLHCEPEEDQPGEPYLKPLRCLTSARVWTEAEERRRVFWNVFLLDRFCSTVTGWNMSLSSEDIQVRLPSDGLYWVKEEPVVTPFFNIWDTSMYKIGKSVSFLPSHLSCLADRDKEVATAATTSEHVSPVAQAPETRNVDVSTIGSFAYCVEATESLNRVVKFFLQRPVNFDSRQEFSAWLTRFKELDLQLIHWKMFLPRRWKDSNISKEPAFVHMDPNLTLAHITHNTSMILLHQSIAYPKTYILDKLKLASTASVETCQLAASETANIVQKYLQYTPFVGLVNPPFAFCTFISARVMLVHSHIHRAELPSAYDVLLSSLQQMSARWESMSPGLKLSSETKNFAEGLLFQLQNLQENAASAPLTTDPLEYFTEVNLALGMRPPTVNPGESQWLQERRAQQRHSIIPVNGRGSHYINNSGLRPAADQRSPPSNT